One Stenotrophomonas maltophilia DNA window includes the following coding sequences:
- a CDS encoding radical SAM protein, which yields MRINALYVIIKLVERCNLKCSYCYYYTPENAEVYQRPTLMPDACLDDLIGYVQQALLQAPVRRVVFGFHGGEPTLAKAAKVRSFCTAARERLQPHVDVDFTLQTNGVHLSEDWLQLISEQGMGVGISIDGDRALHDRYRIDHQDRGSYDRVCANLHKLQSLDPARPIRLTALAVMGEGFEGLAHYRHLVEDLGIRRIKFLFVDNTADSPLAKPELEKLSQELCEVFDHWLLHDRNRVRVTLFDTAVRGLLASHYDRRGTRDRVTMGFALLSDGRIRIQDDFMIASDWFWSQTELNVRTSAFTDYLHQPHLQQLLHELSHVPKACQDCRFAESCAGGEPAHRYSRDRSFDNRSVYCEALYRFYSHVEARLGAGSRILSERNELPAMTTSAA from the coding sequence ATGCGCATCAACGCCCTGTACGTGATCATCAAACTAGTGGAGCGCTGCAACCTGAAGTGCTCCTACTGCTACTACTACACACCCGAGAACGCCGAGGTCTACCAGCGTCCAACCCTGATGCCGGACGCCTGCCTCGATGACCTGATAGGTTACGTCCAGCAGGCGCTGCTGCAGGCGCCGGTACGTCGCGTCGTATTCGGGTTCCACGGTGGCGAACCCACCCTGGCCAAGGCTGCCAAGGTCAGGTCGTTCTGTACCGCAGCCCGTGAGCGGTTGCAGCCCCATGTGGATGTGGATTTCACCCTGCAGACCAACGGCGTGCATCTCTCCGAGGATTGGCTGCAGTTGATTTCCGAGCAGGGTATGGGGGTGGGGATAAGCATCGATGGTGATCGCGCGCTGCATGATCGCTATCGCATCGACCATCAGGACCGTGGGTCCTACGACCGCGTCTGCGCAAACCTGCACAAACTGCAATCGCTTGACCCGGCACGTCCGATCCGCCTGACCGCGCTGGCGGTAATGGGCGAAGGCTTTGAAGGCCTCGCGCACTACAGGCATCTGGTGGAGGACCTCGGAATTCGCCGGATCAAGTTCCTGTTCGTTGACAACACGGCCGATTCGCCGCTGGCAAAACCGGAGCTGGAGAAACTCAGCCAGGAACTCTGTGAAGTATTCGACCATTGGCTGCTGCATGATCGCAACCGCGTCAGGGTGACCTTGTTCGATACTGCTGTGCGCGGCCTGTTGGCCAGCCATTACGACCGGAGGGGCACCCGGGACCGGGTGACCATGGGGTTTGCGCTCTTGAGCGACGGACGGATCCGCATCCAGGATGATTTCATGATCGCTTCGGACTGGTTCTGGAGCCAGACCGAGTTGAACGTGAGGACATCGGCGTTCACCGATTACCTGCATCAACCCCACCTGCAACAGTTGCTCCACGAACTTTCCCATGTACCCAAGGCTTGCCAGGACTGTCGATTCGCTGAGTCCTGTGCAGGTGGAGAGCCGGCACATCGATACAGTCGGGATCGGAGCTTCGACAATCGCTCGGTGTACTGCGAAGCGTTGTACCGCTTCTATTCGCACGTGGAGGCCAGGTTGGGTGCCGGTAGCCGCATCCTGTCGGAACGCAACGAACTCCCGGCCATGACCACGAGTGCCGCATGA
- a CDS encoding DUF6817 domain-containing protein — MSTEAIHAQLRCGLQRLGADRHPHSGRSLLDHLVGTAELLSHWGCAAHVCAAGMYHSIYGTNAFSIACQGREQREVVVSLIGERAERLVHLFAISERPIAFFKAVGSGYLSSRFDGSHHPVTLDELRELIAIECANLIEQRGQPGLVEVLLALPEAQRSALVDANVIDGIERSNGEGNA, encoded by the coding sequence ATGAGCACTGAAGCAATCCATGCGCAGCTGCGGTGCGGCCTGCAGCGGCTGGGCGCGGATCGCCACCCGCACAGTGGGCGCAGTCTGCTTGACCACCTGGTCGGAACCGCTGAGCTGCTTTCCCATTGGGGGTGCGCCGCACATGTCTGTGCAGCCGGCATGTACCACAGCATCTACGGCACCAATGCATTCTCCATTGCATGCCAAGGGCGGGAGCAGCGCGAGGTGGTCGTTTCCTTGATTGGTGAGCGTGCCGAGCGCCTCGTGCATCTGTTTGCCATCAGTGAACGCCCGATTGCCTTTTTCAAGGCCGTTGGCAGTGGCTACCTTTCAAGCCGTTTCGACGGCAGCCATCACCCGGTCACGCTGGATGAGCTTCGCGAGTTGATCGCCATCGAGTGTGCAAACCTGATCGAACAACGTGGACAACCAGGCCTTGTCGAGGTGCTTCTTGCACTGCCCGAAGCGCAGCGCAGTGCGCTTGTCGACGCCAATGTCATTGATGGAATCGAACGATCCAACGGAGAAGGAAACGCATGA
- a CDS encoding 2OG-Fe(II) oxygenase — METSQLARSVIRTWLESGMSREAVVATFHNMGWHPQCVTQALEQAEVESDALPARYHAGSARERPWLDLDALPTELNLQGHRIRIQARLRRPELCVFSNFLDANECEAIIALARPGLRRSLVNAGEASGNSARVVSYARTSEQVWIPPGADTLVDTLQDRVCQLTHWPAARMEHLQVVRYGVGADFSPHYDYFAEGSKAQRSGQRVATIIMYLNTPAGGGATSFPDIELEIYPQQGNALYFAYPDATPSERTLHAGVPLMEGEKWIATFFLRDVAILPLQNPAAHDGQ; from the coding sequence ATGGAGACGTCACAGCTTGCTCGATCAGTCATCCGCACCTGGCTCGAATCGGGCATGTCGCGTGAAGCTGTTGTGGCAACATTCCATAACATGGGTTGGCACCCGCAATGTGTCACCCAGGCATTGGAGCAGGCTGAGGTGGAGTCGGATGCACTACCGGCTCGGTACCACGCAGGATCGGCCCGGGAGCGGCCCTGGCTGGATCTCGACGCGCTTCCTACAGAACTGAACCTGCAGGGGCATCGGATACGCATTCAGGCACGGCTGCGACGGCCCGAGCTGTGCGTGTTCTCCAATTTCCTGGACGCAAACGAATGCGAAGCGATCATCGCCCTGGCGCGGCCCGGGCTTCGTCGCTCGCTGGTCAATGCGGGTGAAGCATCGGGCAACAGCGCCCGCGTCGTTTCCTACGCGCGCACGAGTGAGCAGGTCTGGATTCCCCCCGGCGCCGACACGCTGGTCGATACGCTCCAGGACAGGGTCTGCCAGTTGACGCACTGGCCGGCAGCCCGCATGGAACACCTGCAGGTGGTTCGTTATGGCGTGGGTGCGGACTTCTCCCCGCATTACGACTACTTCGCCGAAGGCAGTAAAGCTCAGCGCAGTGGTCAGCGGGTGGCGACGATCATCATGTATCTCAATACGCCCGCCGGCGGTGGCGCCACCAGCTTCCCCGACATCGAACTGGAGATCTATCCGCAGCAGGGGAACGCACTCTACTTCGCCTATCCGGACGCCACGCCGTCGGAGCGGACTCTTCACGCTGGCGTGCCGTTGATGGAGGGCGAAAAGTGGATCGCCACGTTTTTCCTGCGCGACGTTGCAATCCTCCCGCTGCAGAACCCGGCGGCGCATGATGGTCAATGA
- the cutA gene encoding divalent-cation tolerance protein CutA, with protein sequence MSTVDPVLLLLTTCPDRASAERIAHALVGERLAACVTRLDGAQSTYRWQGEVTTDSELQLLVKTTASRVDDAIARIVELHPYELPECIAVETRAGLPAYLDWIRAQTREDTV encoded by the coding sequence ATGTCGACCGTCGATCCCGTCCTGCTGCTGTTGACCACCTGCCCGGACCGGGCCAGTGCCGAGCGCATCGCGCACGCACTGGTCGGCGAGCGCCTGGCCGCGTGCGTGACGCGCCTCGATGGCGCGCAGTCGACCTACCGCTGGCAGGGCGAGGTGACTACCGACAGCGAACTGCAGCTGCTGGTGAAGACCACCGCGAGCCGCGTTGATGACGCAATCGCCCGGATCGTCGAACTGCACCCGTATGAACTCCCGGAGTGCATCGCGGTCGAAACCCGGGCCGGCCTGCCGGCGTATCTGGACTGGATCCGGGCTCAGACCCGGGAGGACACTGTTTGA
- a CDS encoding 2OG-Fe(II) oxygenase: MSTLLDDLTSVVAPALGEVRVVENGVPLELRREILRLVRRPIWAYGWKSVKDHDCFGFWHAHFAGGDEETRESCEEALAANLQASAIHALWVHLSSTVLRGHVPLRVYANGHTYGVEGSIHTDSMESDAFTTIYYAHGAWDPDWAGETVFFPSDSATAQAVLPVPGRLIVFRGATPHVARSVSRQCPELRVSVVIKSRVVAVDEH; this comes from the coding sequence ATGTCGACGTTACTGGATGATCTCACTTCGGTGGTTGCACCTGCCCTGGGCGAGGTCAGGGTCGTCGAGAACGGTGTGCCACTGGAACTTCGCCGGGAGATCCTGCGTCTGGTCAGGCGTCCGATCTGGGCCTATGGCTGGAAATCGGTGAAGGACCACGATTGCTTCGGCTTCTGGCACGCGCATTTTGCCGGCGGCGACGAGGAAACAAGGGAGAGTTGCGAGGAGGCGCTCGCCGCCAATCTGCAGGCATCCGCGATCCATGCATTGTGGGTTCACCTGTCGTCCACCGTACTGCGTGGGCACGTGCCGCTGCGCGTTTACGCCAATGGCCATACCTATGGTGTGGAAGGCTCCATTCACACCGACAGCATGGAAAGTGATGCGTTCACGACCATCTACTATGCCCACGGCGCATGGGATCCCGATTGGGCGGGCGAGACCGTTTTCTTTCCGTCGGACAGTGCCACTGCGCAGGCGGTGTTGCCGGTTCCTGGCAGGCTGATCGTGTTCCGTGGCGCGACGCCGCACGTGGCGCGCTCGGTCAGCCGCCAGTGCCCGGAACTGCGTGTTTCGGTGGTCATCAAGAGCCGTGTGGTGGCTGTCGATGAGCACTGA
- a CDS encoding protein-disulfide reductase DsbD family protein gives MKTLFARGAALCALLWLSLPAFALDEKDLLPVDQAFALTATAPERGQVQLQFKIAPGYYLYRHRTSVKADPAFNAGALQMPKGDKHHDDFFGEVETYRDRLQATLPGTPTDAAGTISLEVRYQGCADAGVCYPPQKRVVQVTLPGGGAQAAAPAARPGAASPFNNPLAGAGNSGGLRLPGAASNSQALPLPSEQAFGFDAIASDGNTLLLRFSPAPGYYLYRDRTSLKLEGSTGVLADRPRWPAAQSHRDEHFGDVSVYFNQVEVPLPLRRSVADAVDSTLVVTFQGCQTDGICYPPMTRRVKLSIPAGKVNARADQAPPRNEVISPLPATTAAPRESANGAPLRLLPTVPNDGAAAPATVGSEGAGNEFAPDARGDNALRTRPPASTPNPDRSFVWVLLLALAGGLVLNLMPCVLPILSLKVLSLAQSGESPQRARSHALWYTLGVLVAFAVIGALMVGLRAIGNAVGIGFQLQHPGVVAALAYIMFAVGLSLSGVFTLGGGIGNLGQSLASRSGPAGDFFTGALACVVGSACVGPFMGGAIAYAFIAPPLKAMTVFLFLGLGLALPFLLIGFVPALARRLPKPGPWMETLKHVLAFPMYATALWLLWVLGKQRGVDGMALVLGGLLLLAFGLWLFERNRWTGSRAVTLLGVLLAIGALVPAWGVTQLAPPARAAQAATDNVVEYSPQLLDRLRADKRVVFVNMTADWCVSCKANERAVLSRPEFKELLKRTNAVYMRGDYTNVDPQITTFLEEHKAVGVPLYVVYGPGAPPTVLPTLLTQAVVEEALLRTAR, from the coding sequence TTGAAGACTCTGTTTGCGCGTGGCGCCGCCTTGTGCGCCCTGTTGTGGCTTTCACTGCCCGCCTTCGCTCTGGATGAGAAGGACCTGCTGCCGGTGGACCAGGCGTTCGCGCTGACCGCGACCGCCCCCGAACGCGGCCAGGTGCAACTGCAGTTCAAGATCGCACCGGGCTATTACCTGTATCGCCACCGCACCAGCGTCAAGGCGGATCCGGCCTTCAATGCCGGCGCGCTGCAGATGCCCAAGGGCGACAAGCACCACGACGACTTCTTCGGCGAGGTTGAAACCTATCGCGACCGCCTGCAGGCCACCCTGCCCGGCACGCCGACCGACGCCGCCGGCACCATCAGCCTGGAAGTGCGTTACCAGGGCTGCGCCGACGCCGGTGTCTGCTACCCGCCGCAGAAGCGCGTGGTGCAGGTCACCCTGCCCGGCGGCGGTGCACAGGCGGCGGCCCCAGCCGCACGCCCCGGTGCGGCCAGCCCGTTCAACAACCCGCTGGCCGGTGCCGGCAACAGCGGCGGCCTGCGCCTGCCGGGTGCAGCCAGCAACAGCCAGGCGCTGCCGCTGCCGTCGGAACAGGCGTTCGGCTTCGACGCCATCGCCAGTGACGGCAACACCCTGCTGCTGCGCTTCAGTCCAGCGCCGGGCTACTACCTGTATCGCGACCGCACCTCGTTGAAGCTGGAGGGCAGCACCGGCGTGCTGGCCGACAGGCCGCGCTGGCCGGCCGCACAGTCACATCGCGACGAGCACTTCGGCGATGTCTCGGTCTACTTCAACCAGGTGGAAGTGCCGCTGCCGTTGCGCCGCTCCGTCGCCGATGCGGTCGACAGCACCCTGGTGGTGACCTTCCAGGGCTGCCAGACCGATGGCATCTGCTACCCGCCGATGACCCGCCGGGTGAAGCTGTCCATTCCAGCCGGCAAGGTCAACGCCCGCGCCGACCAGGCGCCACCGCGCAATGAGGTGATCAGCCCGCTGCCTGCGACCACCGCAGCGCCCCGCGAGTCGGCCAACGGCGCTCCGCTGCGTCTGCTGCCGACCGTGCCCAACGATGGTGCAGCGGCCCCGGCAACCGTCGGCAGTGAAGGCGCAGGCAATGAATTCGCCCCCGACGCACGCGGTGACAACGCGCTGCGTACGCGCCCGCCGGCGAGTACGCCGAACCCGGACCGTTCGTTCGTCTGGGTGCTGCTGCTGGCGCTGGCCGGTGGCCTGGTGCTGAACCTGATGCCCTGCGTGCTGCCGATCCTCTCGCTGAAGGTCCTGAGCCTGGCGCAGAGTGGCGAAAGCCCGCAGCGTGCGCGCAGCCACGCGCTCTGGTACACGCTGGGCGTGCTGGTCGCCTTCGCGGTGATCGGTGCGTTGATGGTGGGCCTGCGCGCGATCGGCAACGCCGTCGGCATCGGCTTCCAGCTGCAGCACCCGGGTGTGGTGGCGGCGCTGGCCTACATCATGTTCGCGGTGGGCCTGAGCCTGTCCGGCGTGTTCACCCTGGGCGGTGGCATCGGCAACCTGGGCCAGTCGCTGGCCAGCCGCAGTGGCCCGGCCGGTGATTTCTTCACCGGTGCGCTGGCCTGCGTGGTCGGCAGTGCCTGCGTGGGCCCATTCATGGGCGGCGCGATTGCCTACGCGTTCATTGCCCCGCCGCTGAAGGCGATGACCGTGTTCCTGTTCCTCGGCCTGGGCCTGGCGCTGCCGTTCCTGCTGATCGGCTTCGTGCCGGCGCTGGCACGCCGCCTGCCCAAGCCGGGCCCGTGGATGGAAACGCTCAAGCACGTGCTGGCCTTCCCGATGTATGCCACCGCGCTGTGGCTGCTGTGGGTGCTGGGCAAGCAGCGCGGGGTGGACGGCATGGCGCTGGTGCTGGGCGGCCTGCTGCTGCTCGCCTTCGGCCTGTGGCTGTTTGAACGTAACCGCTGGACCGGCTCGCGCGCCGTCACCCTGCTGGGTGTGCTGCTGGCGATCGGCGCACTGGTTCCGGCCTGGGGCGTGACCCAGCTGGCACCGCCAGCGCGCGCCGCGCAGGCGGCCACTGACAACGTGGTCGAATACTCGCCGCAGCTGCTGGACCGCCTGCGTGCCGACAAGCGCGTGGTGTTCGTGAACATGACCGCGGACTGGTGCGTGAGCTGCAAGGCCAACGAGCGCGCGGTGCTGTCGCGGCCGGAGTTCAAGGAACTGCTCAAGCGCACCAACGCGGTGTACATGCGCGGGGACTACACCAACGTCGATCCGCAGATCACCACGTTCCTGGAAGAGCACAAGGCCGTGGGCGTGCCGCTGTACGTGGTGTATGGCCCCGGCGCGCCGCCGACGGTGCTGCCGACCCTGCTGACCCAGGCGGTGGTCGAGGAAGCGCTGCTGCGCACCGCGCGATGA
- a CDS encoding TlpA family protein disulfide reductase — protein sequence MKWQRPALLWTAVLAAGLGLWAGHRLAPAPAAPEAVSAAPAVAAAVPALQVGDSLPALSLPDLEGQPLDLRQHAAGRPLLINVWASWCAPCVEEMPELARFARGQGDNGVQVLGLALDSPGDVRGFLQRVPVGYPIVIETPGPRDASVQLGNTQGLLPYSVLFDAQGRLVKAKLGPFEHGEIENWVGEEPAPALVD from the coding sequence ATGAAGTGGCAACGGCCAGCGCTGCTGTGGACAGCGGTGCTGGCCGCCGGTCTTGGCCTGTGGGCCGGGCATCGATTGGCACCGGCGCCGGCTGCGCCTGAGGCCGTATCAGCGGCGCCCGCCGTGGCGGCGGCGGTACCCGCCCTGCAGGTCGGCGACAGCCTGCCCGCGTTGTCGCTGCCTGATCTCGAAGGCCAGCCGCTGGACCTGCGCCAGCACGCCGCCGGTCGCCCGCTGTTGATCAACGTCTGGGCCAGCTGGTGCGCGCCCTGCGTGGAAGAAATGCCCGAGCTGGCCCGCTTCGCCCGCGGCCAGGGCGACAACGGTGTGCAGGTTCTTGGCCTGGCGCTGGATTCCCCGGGGGACGTGCGTGGCTTCCTGCAACGGGTGCCGGTGGGCTACCCGATCGTGATCGAGACCCCGGGACCGCGCGATGCCAGCGTGCAGCTGGGCAATACGCAGGGCCTGCTGCCCTACAGCGTGCTGTTCGATGCACAGGGGCGGCTGGTGAAGGCGAAGCTGGGACCGTTCGAGCACGGTGAGATCGAAAACTGGGTCGGCGAAGAACCGGCCCCAGCGCTCGTTGACTGA
- a CDS encoding endonuclease translates to MRLLSPLAAACLLALAAAPAQAEVFINELHYDDSTAAGDVGEAIEVVATAGEDLSGYRLYLYNGANASAAVVYANNPVPAGTAAGCGSATIAVVSYPTNGLQNGPNDGIALVDASGKVVQFLSYEGAITASGGPAAGMTSQNIPVAETNSTAPGTSLQLTGSGSQYAHFTWAESARQTFGSCNNGQTFSGGGTPGPNTPPSVSTTTPAQGSSTFPAAADLEVVFSETVNLASGAFALSCGTSGSVPLTFPASGRSVKLSTNTALVAGEACRFDIRAARITDLQGAHPAADSRIAFTVASTGGNPDPGNPGVPAGYYSKVNTSSPSQLRCSLHATIKGHTAYPYSGSGTSTWTILEIADEDPNNSGRILDAYRNRSYAKVTDRAGSGGGLKYNREHTWPNSLGFATTTGDKGLPYAPYTDTHMLYLTDAQWNADRGNKPFGKCDANCGERATEANNGQGGGSGGYPGNSNWVRTPDGNTGTFEVWGKRKGDMARAVMYMAIRYEGGKDAATGQSEPDLELTDDRSKIVKTSSSPAYMGLLSTLIDWHLSDPPDDAERARNDVVYSFQGNRNPFIDHPEWATPALFTSAKPATCQLAN, encoded by the coding sequence ATGCGATTGCTGTCCCCGCTTGCCGCCGCCTGCCTGCTGGCCCTGGCCGCTGCGCCGGCCCAGGCCGAGGTCTTCATCAACGAACTGCACTACGACGACAGCACCGCCGCCGGTGACGTCGGCGAAGCGATCGAGGTCGTGGCCACTGCCGGTGAGGACCTGTCCGGCTACCGCCTGTATCTGTACAACGGCGCCAACGCCTCGGCCGCGGTGGTCTACGCCAACAACCCGGTCCCGGCCGGCACCGCCGCCGGCTGCGGCAGCGCCACCATCGCCGTAGTCAGTTACCCGACCAACGGTCTCCAGAACGGCCCCAACGACGGCATCGCCCTGGTCGATGCCAGCGGCAAGGTGGTCCAGTTCCTCAGCTACGAGGGCGCCATCACCGCCTCCGGTGGCCCCGCCGCCGGCATGACCAGCCAGAACATTCCGGTGGCCGAGACCAACAGCACGGCCCCGGGCACCTCGCTGCAGCTGACCGGCAGCGGCAGCCAGTACGCCCACTTCACCTGGGCCGAGTCGGCCAGACAGACATTCGGCAGCTGCAACAACGGCCAGACCTTCAGCGGTGGCGGCACCCCGGGCCCGAACACGCCGCCGTCGGTGTCCACCACCACCCCGGCACAGGGCAGCAGCACCTTCCCGGCCGCCGCCGACCTGGAAGTGGTGTTCAGCGAGACAGTGAACCTGGCCAGTGGCGCCTTCGCCCTGAGCTGCGGCACCTCCGGCAGCGTGCCGCTCACGTTCCCGGCCAGCGGCCGCAGCGTGAAGCTGTCCACCAACACCGCGCTGGTGGCCGGTGAAGCCTGCCGCTTCGACATCCGTGCCGCACGCATCACCGACCTGCAGGGCGCGCACCCGGCCGCCGACAGCCGCATCGCCTTCACCGTGGCCAGCACCGGCGGCAATCCGGACCCGGGCAACCCGGGCGTGCCGGCCGGCTACTACTCCAAGGTCAACACCAGCAGCCCCAGCCAGCTGCGCTGCTCGCTGCACGCCACCATCAAGGGCCACACCGCCTACCCGTACAGCGGCTCGGGCACCAGCACCTGGACCATCCTGGAAATCGCCGACGAGGATCCGAACAACAGCGGCAGGATCCTGGATGCGTACCGCAACCGCAGCTACGCCAAGGTGACCGACCGCGCCGGCAGCGGCGGTGGCCTGAAGTACAACCGCGAGCACACCTGGCCGAACTCGCTGGGCTTTGCCACCACCACCGGTGACAAGGGCCTGCCGTACGCGCCGTACACCGACACCCACATGCTGTACCTGACCGACGCGCAGTGGAACGCCGACCGTGGCAACAAGCCGTTCGGCAAGTGCGACGCCAACTGCGGCGAGCGCGCCACCGAGGCCAACAACGGCCAGGGCGGCGGCAGCGGCGGCTACCCGGGCAACTCCAACTGGGTGCGCACGCCGGACGGCAACACCGGCACCTTCGAGGTGTGGGGCAAGCGCAAGGGCGACATGGCGCGCGCGGTGATGTACATGGCGATCCGCTACGAGGGCGGCAAGGATGCGGCCACCGGCCAGTCCGAGCCGGACTTGGAGCTGACCGACGACCGCAGCAAGATCGTCAAGACCAGCAGTTCGCCGGCCTACATGGGCCTGCTGTCGACGCTGATCGACTGGCACCTGTCCGATCCGCCGGATGATGCCGAGCGTGCCCGCAACGACGTGGTCTACAGCTTCCAGGGCAACCGCAACCCGTTCATCGATCACCCCGAGTGGGCGACCCCGGCCCTGTTCACCTCGGCCAAGCCGGCCACCTGCCAGCTGGCCAACTGA
- a CDS encoding peptidase domain-containing ABC transporter, whose protein sequence is MANRATCGRRRDRGQPGAAAFPSGLDAASVATVRGAVVIESLRRMALQRFGRRVPVVLQAEMLECAHACLAMLMQHHGSAWTLEKMRSRFTPSSRGTSVSQTVKMAEALGLDARVFRAEPVHLSQLKLPCILHWDVVHFVVLERCHDGTYEVIDPAAGRITVSAGEFDRRFTGIVIEATPGLDFGQAVHASNRSALTLLKEGVVQRRAAIAAVIALAVVLELLALVSPLFIQTATDVVIPASDSDLLWMLVVAFAVSAVLQTCVALARSWTLLRLGEELTVGWNAAVCGRLLRLPYIFFMRRSISDVHSRFASIEEIQRVVTNKFVEGVLDGATALLSLVIILVYSPKLAMLTFGFCVVYAVFRLLTLSRLLQGTERAIHARSAQQGQLLEILHGVHSIKANGYEANQLARYNRKTRDAARATATTLRWGGMVDEMGQSILRLHWIAAVGAGAWLVMQGSITAGMLVAYVTYAYQFSIRSTRMLDLVAQWRTLRLHGERLADIVTGDCEPAGGDAMVEPGRYAFDVRSLRFRYNLDGPSVLQDVSFSISNGECIAITGASGSGKSTLAKVLVGLLAPDDGTICLGGKPLQELRREQLRDTIACVLQDDQLFNGTVAENIAFFEPGFSRERVQQAAKLAQIDGEIMAMPLRYDTRVIDLGASLSGGQRQRLILARALYRRPRILILDEASSHLDLENERLINQAIQSLSITRIIIAHRPQTIAIADRVLEMRQGTLHAWQSSDPHRIPA, encoded by the coding sequence GTGGCCAACAGAGCCACCTGCGGCAGGCGCCGCGACCGAGGTCAGCCTGGAGCGGCGGCATTCCCTTCTGGGTTGGATGCTGCCAGTGTGGCGACGGTACGAGGAGCGGTCGTGATCGAGTCGTTGCGCAGGATGGCATTGCAGCGGTTCGGGCGGCGTGTCCCTGTCGTTCTGCAGGCAGAAATGCTCGAATGTGCCCATGCATGCCTCGCCATGCTGATGCAGCATCACGGCAGCGCGTGGACACTGGAGAAGATGCGCTCGCGGTTCACGCCTTCGTCCCGCGGCACCAGCGTCAGCCAGACGGTGAAGATGGCCGAGGCATTGGGCCTGGATGCGCGCGTTTTCCGTGCCGAGCCGGTGCATCTGTCGCAGTTGAAGCTGCCCTGCATCCTGCACTGGGATGTCGTGCATTTTGTGGTGCTTGAGCGCTGCCACGACGGAACCTACGAAGTCATCGATCCCGCTGCCGGTCGCATCACCGTCAGCGCCGGCGAATTCGATCGCCGCTTTACCGGAATCGTGATCGAGGCCACGCCTGGCCTCGATTTTGGCCAGGCGGTGCACGCCAGCAACCGCTCGGCGTTGACCTTGTTGAAGGAGGGCGTGGTGCAGCGCCGCGCGGCGATTGCCGCTGTCATCGCTCTGGCCGTTGTCCTGGAGCTGCTGGCGCTGGTCTCCCCGCTGTTCATCCAGACCGCCACCGACGTGGTCATTCCGGCATCGGACAGCGACCTGTTGTGGATGCTCGTCGTTGCGTTCGCCGTCTCTGCCGTGCTGCAGACCTGTGTCGCGCTGGCACGCTCCTGGACATTGCTGCGGCTTGGCGAAGAACTGACTGTGGGCTGGAACGCCGCTGTCTGTGGTCGCCTGCTGAGACTGCCGTACATTTTCTTCATGCGCCGATCAATCAGCGATGTGCATTCGCGATTCGCTTCGATCGAGGAGATCCAGCGCGTCGTAACCAACAAGTTTGTCGAAGGTGTGCTCGATGGCGCTACTGCGCTGCTGAGCCTGGTGATCATCCTGGTCTACTCGCCGAAGCTGGCCATGCTGACCTTCGGCTTCTGCGTGGTGTATGCGGTGTTCCGACTGCTCACCCTGTCGCGGCTTCTGCAGGGTACAGAACGCGCGATCCACGCCCGCTCGGCACAGCAGGGTCAGCTGCTCGAGATCCTGCATGGTGTCCATTCGATCAAGGCCAACGGATACGAAGCCAACCAGCTGGCCCGGTACAACCGAAAGACACGGGACGCCGCCCGGGCCACCGCGACAACGCTGCGCTGGGGTGGCATGGTCGATGAGATGGGCCAGTCGATTCTCCGTCTGCACTGGATCGCCGCCGTAGGTGCTGGTGCGTGGCTGGTCATGCAGGGCAGCATCACAGCGGGCATGCTGGTGGCCTACGTCACCTACGCGTATCAGTTTTCGATCCGCTCAACGCGCATGCTGGACCTGGTCGCGCAGTGGCGCACGCTACGCCTGCATGGCGAGCGGCTGGCCGACATCGTCACCGGGGACTGCGAGCCGGCCGGTGGCGATGCGATGGTCGAGCCCGGCCGGTACGCGTTTGATGTACGTTCGCTGCGCTTCCGCTACAACCTGGATGGCCCTTCGGTCCTGCAGGACGTCAGCTTCAGCATCAGCAACGGCGAGTGCATCGCCATCACCGGTGCATCGGGAAGCGGAAAGTCCACGCTTGCCAAAGTGCTGGTTGGGTTGCTTGCGCCTGATGATGGCACCATCTGCCTCGGCGGGAAGCCGTTGCAGGAGCTGCGGCGCGAGCAGTTGCGCGACACCATCGCCTGCGTCCTGCAGGACGATCAGTTGTTCAATGGCACCGTGGCCGAGAACATCGCTTTCTTCGAGCCGGGATTCTCCCGCGAACGGGTCCAGCAGGCCGCAAAGCTGGCGCAGATAGATGGCGAGATCATGGCTATGCCGCTGCGCTACGACACGCGTGTGATCGACCTTGGTGCATCACTGTCCGGTGGCCAGCGACAGCGCCTTATCCTGGCGCGCGCGCTCTATCGCCGGCCGCGCATCCTGATCCTGGATGAGGCCAGCAGTCATCTCGACCTGGAAAACGAACGGCTGATCAACCAGGCCATCCAGTCGCTGAGCATCACCCGGATCATCATTGCCCATCGGCCGCAGACCATCGCCATCGCAGATCGCGTTCTGGAGATGCGGCAGGGCACGCTGCACGCATGGCAGTCGTCGGATCCGCACAGGATCCCGGCATGA